In Vicia villosa cultivar HV-30 ecotype Madison, WI linkage group LG7, Vvil1.0, whole genome shotgun sequence, the DNA window agaattcatagcttctgacttctgcttccattggacagcttcagaacttgaatttctttagatccctagaacactcatagcttctgattcctgctttcatttaggacagcttcagaacttgaatttctttgatcttcagaacattcacaacttctgattcctgcttccatctaggacagcttcagaacttgaatttctttgatcttcagaacattcacagcttctgatttctgcttccctcggatagcttcagagctttgaatttctaccaacatcacttcatgctagatttgtatcagaacattgttgaatgtaccagagcatcatcagagcatctctacatcctaaaatgttacagaacaaaaactaaacgacaaaagtcagcatgaacgagtcagaacataaaatgtatattagaacacatgatatgtatcagagccatataggctaaaataatgtatcagagcaaatagaattttgtcaaagcaaatagacaaattttggatcaaattctattatcagtgcttctgattctgaagcttgacaacactcagcttgcttcagtttccataagcttattctttttacagaataacgcttcttatggttttgctttgaagattctcttcacttctttatacctgcaaaacacttaaaccatatagaacttgcagttcttgttagtaaaagcaactaattaaatcaaatcatttatcacatatttctccccctttttgtcatatcatcaaaaaacaaaaaagattcagatacaaacaaaaagaaacacacggaggaaaaaggatgatttcattgaagttcaaacaacaggtacagaagtacacgcagagaaggaagacaagatgcacaaaaacagatgcagcaaaaagaaagaaacaacacagactcaatctaagatggccctagccttgacaggatcttggccagcatctcttgaacctcattgttgtgtccatcttgcctcaccatgaaagttctaaactcagcattgagtgaactttgctcatcctgtctcttctgaatttcttccagagtccttgcaagacgagaagatttatcagaagaggtttcaccgctttcaaccacaggaatagcaacttgatctgtagcttccatggatagatcatttgcagggatttcctcaacaggatctgattcagcaacatgatcttctacatctgattcttgcatagaagcatctccatattctgcagcaggaatttccgagtctccattctcaagtgcctgaagaatggcagctagattcctgggagcagaaggaccttcaacttctggtgggtcaacaacttccggaatgaccaagcttgggtctttcttagaagggttttccctcagatagttaaagagagtcttgaagtctccgagcagaacaggataaacaggaataaagataacaatatccctgcatggatttgcttccatttcagcagccagtcttaattgttccatctcatccacaaagggtTTCTCCTCAgctgcaacacaatttctgagaggatggtagtatataccattatcatcctccagaaggtaaccagggtaaccaggagcagcaaccactagtcttttctgtactcccattgcttctacttgaaaatccttgcgaaatcttctccagagatttcttgtagaaacatcatccagaccatttagaaatgcatccttcagaaggtctagactgctaatcacctcatgtctgaaaagttccaggtaggtatagggttcaggttcaggcggattgaaggtgaatttgtagtcagggtagagaagacagtaaggtttggattttctggtaggtaagggatgggatatagaaggtggaggtgcggtggatgaggaagaagggatatctgagagaatgattgatgaagatggaatatcagagatgatagattgagaagaggatggagtatttgtaaagggaataggtgagaaagatttatcagaaggagttgggggaagaatacttaaaggtgtggggtttaaaataggagaggagaaggatgatagagaaggatttggtaaggtgaagtttatttttggttcagatggaggtgattggaaagatggtttagggacagaaggaggtggagtaaaaacctgcctggaggtttgtacagaagaagaagatctggttctgcgaaaggaatctctgatccttttatctcttcgttcttcagagttcaccttgtcaggatcataggtgactctcaacttcttggctttcttaccctcatcttcttgggcttttctttttagcctagcctttagttccttttgatccttcttcagaagatcagccttggacggaagtattctgccacggatccaagcaggatcaatatctgattgcttcctaacacaatcttccaggtaaagcttgacagcctgatgcagttcttcttgaaacaagggggcaaaaccttcaacagcaactcttcttgagagaatgtcaggaaagcttgagcacacggaaggtacattttgaatgagttctaatctgaacaaatccacaccattgaaaatgggaccttgaactactccaagcaaatgggatgcattgagttttctgatggagtccagcactttgctttcaatcagaatgtctgaaatcattcttccaaaaggaatagtcgttcttgaaatatgagggtacttcgccctttcgtcttctcttgactcaaagatagaagtcttcagattctcaaacaaaatatgggagatgttgatttcagtctttttgccaatgcagaaaagagtatacttgtgatccggactgatgtaggaggaggagagcatcctctttctatggtgaagggaacccagaataatctcagcccatactttataaaacggccttaaggtgcctgtgttattagagtcaattccaaaagtctgagagatttgttgttcaactttagaccaatcaactgatgcatgtcgaaaaccagtccagccttcttcatcattcagattgtacagcttcctgatgagcttttcagtgataaccacttcatgccctagcacgaatgaaatgatggcagttggggtaaccgttgcatgtacccagaaatccttcacaagttcaggataaattggaccaaccaatctatcaagatacttggaccatccttgctcaaagattcttgcatcacacttaaagccatttgcttttaggttgttgatgtccacagcagattcacatagaacttccagttctttcgtgggtattaagcatgttttcaatggagcatactcatatttgcttagaaggatctgtgtagaggtgagcttttcttttgagttcgatgaacaagaagatgagttcgtgatgattatgctttgagatcaaatcaaaaactagggtttaaaAAAAATGCACATAGCAGAGTAccatatttcctgaaaaggaaattgcatttgattagagtaccatattgtcttaagcaaaattcataatattgttatcatcaaaactaagataattgatcagaacaaatcttgttctaacaatctccccctttttgatgatgacaaaaacatatataaatgatatgaatttgcgatcagaaagagcagacggcaaaagacaaattacacagctatagcataagcatgtgaatatgtctccccctgagattaacaatctccccctgagataaataatctccccctgaaataaatactcgaagaactttaataaaagacttccctgattatttcggtagagacgatcacataagcttctgtcttcagagaattcatagcttctgacttctgcttccattggacagcttcagaacttgaatttctttagatccctagaacactcatagcttctgattccttaGGGTCTTCTTTAGtacatttgggccttatttgtacctccttttcacttcagcacccatttatcatattttaggactaaatagtggtcgttttagctccatttcctctCCTTTTCATAAATAGTcgtaataagagtgtaaaacctgaaacaaagcaaaaactcgcgtaatatcataataaatcaacataataaacggaaaatgctatcaATATCTACGGaattcaagctaaatatacgatataaaatcgtgttatcaaattcccccagacttgaacctttgcttgtcctcaagcaaaataataaaataaagataggaggacagcgaaatgaaatatgcttccaccacgtcgttcggtcatactcagctacatagtgttcttttttgaaaataatgttgcagatcctagcaataagcttatagtagcgacactagacaactcccagcatgcataccaatccgattcatgccattatagcttgaccttgactcgtcatcatgttttacccttttcattcgcgcgcaatcacattaagccctttatcttgacacgcacatagcagagtagtcggttagtgactatgatccttcttatggagttctggcacaattatgtggtatactccttagcgctcatttgtagattgtggggaatcggacaatagtccttcctaccaagttcagtaccagatgacatctaaaccaatcaacaatgagtttttaaattctttgtatttgagatttgtgaccgttaggttaaatgatcttgtgaggatcaccttacttagtaagCACATTTCTTTTTagcggttaagcacataattattattatgaggatcatacacttatattcatcgactctctgcgtagttggtatctaagacggtgccgactgctagaataaactactaagggttacttcaaaaattaaagtcgatggtttcggtataaagggtattcaaatcggttgcgcatacttgggggttttagagtgttgggacaataaggatattgacttgaATCTTTATCAATTtctatgcgttgagtgtttgagtagcttcgtatttctcgagCGTGTGGGGTTGTGCGTTTATCGTTTTGGAgtaaaaattttgttatggctcaagaaaatggaagaaattgttaACCAACTCATAAAAGCTAGAATCTACCTTAAGACTATTTAACCAACTCCAAGGTAAAATACTTGCACGCACTATATTGTTTTCTTTCTAAAAAAACCATGTAATTTGTCAATTTTAAATCTCAGTTGCTTCAGTGtatgtttttatttcattaaaagtgATGTTTCCtgcatattttgtttttattccaAAAATAAATCACTTTTCATCTCAATTATATTTTCCAACCAatgatatatattttgttttaataatggaggagagagaaaaaaagattcacacataatctccaccatttattttaaaatccaacggttcagattcattctcacattctatatatatatatatatatatatatatatatatatatatatatatatatatatatatatatatatatatatgaggagggatattcttactccaggagtaagttatcaacacttactccccatcatgaccattgattcttcttaatctaatggttaaaactAATGAGTAtcatttttctctctccacatttaatgacttattaatGTTAACCATTTGATTAAAAAGAATCAttggtcatgatgaggagtaagtctagataacttactcctggagtaagaatatccttcctatatatatatatatattatagctTCAGTTTCATTTGCCAAAAAACAACACACTAAAATAACACACACATAATCCTAACAAAGAGTCGTAAACAATGAGATCTCTAAACGCATTTCCTCAATACGAAGATGATATTTCTAGAGCTCTCGTTCGATATTTGCTAGAATTAAATACCTAAATCATTTCTTACATTTCTTTTTCACGAGTTTGATACGTCAAACATCACAACTCATGTTATATTAATGATATTGTTGGTATTGTCATTATtactgttattgttgttgttgttgttgttgttttttgatgttgttgttgagatcCAAAATTCTAGACTTTTAATATTAGTTGTTGATTAGATTGAGATTAAATGTTAATGTTGCTATTTATTGatgtttttgagtttatgatgttatttttgttgttgtttagttgttctactttgcaaaattttgaaaaattatatgTTCTTGTTTAGTTATTGTTATTCAGTTTGAGTTTGAGATTAAGATTATATTTTTGTGACTCACTGTGCACCTCTCATCTTGTTCAGTGGAACTTGTCAGAAGGATATTTTAGTGATAGAAAATAAAGTTGAATTTATTATAACCTATTAactgattttgaaaataataatataaaaaattatgttgTATTTGAAAAAGAACTTACATACACTCGTTCAATGTGTTTGAAACATTATATAACTCATCATTCATCTCCTATTCATTTATGGTTAAAACTCTAGTTTTTCGTTCAACTTTCTTCTATATTTGTTcgttttgcaacaaaaaaaaaaatataggatGTGTGGAATGAAGAACTTGAAACATTGAAGAGATTCTAACCATTAAAGAACgagagatgaatgatgagttacaaatgctccaaaatcattGATTAATGTAAGTTGTTCTTTAAATATAACATAattgttcatataattattttgtaaACCAATTTTAAAAGTTAAATGTTCAATTAAGACTTTTGAAATAAGCAATCAACATTAAATATAACAAACTCAATGGTATTTTACCTGTCGATTAAAAGTCAAAATTGGGGGAAAGGTATTTTTGTCATTTAAAAATTCTACAAATGATCTTCGTGGGGGTTGAATCCATGACTTTTACACCATACTCGTCGGTGGAGTTAAAATCGAGAAGTAAAGTAACACATTTTTTTGACGTCCTTCGTTATCTCGCATATGAAAGCGATGTAACACTTCATGTCTAAtcgatattaaatttatttttcatggTATAGTTGTTAAAAAGATGTATAATCAACTTTATCTATTTATTTGTATAAAAAACAATTTCTCATAATTGATAGAAAACGAAAACATGTATAGCAAGTGTAGAATAGAAGTTATGGTCCTAAATCTTATTTTATAAATCATtcaaaaacaaatcaatcatcatcttagataattaataaaaaatagaaaatttagtAATCATTATCCTGAACGGAACTATGCTTTTTTTCATACTACTTTTATATAATCGATCGTAGCTTATCATTTACGCCTTATCATTTACGCCTTATTTTTGACTGTTCTCGGTTCAGATGAGAATCCAAACACCTTAATTATTAGTTTAGATCCTATAATCCAAGACCCTTTCATTGGATAGTGTATATAGTTAATGAATCATACAAGTGAACTAAAttgtattgtaaaaaaaaaacaaatcaattaaataattaatgaagTGATATATACAAAAACCAACTAAGATTTTGAAAGCTGAGTTGAACTTCTTAAAACTCCTAAACCAAGATATATGTTTGAAGGATACAAAAATACTTATAGTCACATTCTAGCAAGTGTACAATAGAAGTTATGGTCCtaacaattatttaattatctaAGATTTTGAAAGCTGAGTTGAACTTCTTAAGACTCTTAAACCAAAATTTAGAATGTCATGAACAAAGAAAGAAATCATATATCACCAAAAGAGTCACATTCTATAACTTAGAGGAAGAAATTCAAGATATAgaagtttatatatttttttattgatttcaaTGATGAAGTTAAACAATACTTGTATAAGCTAGTGCATTATAAAGGTCTAGCAACTAATAGCATATTATTTAGATAGACAATTAACATTAGGAATAGTATTTGTAGCAGTTCCATGAGCATTTTTACAAAATGCAGAAGCCGTCTTCCCAGGTGTTACAATGTTGTTTTGATCCAATAAAATGTCAAAACATCCCGATGAGCTGCAATTTAAATTAATGGCGAACACAACACTAGAAGTTCCAGTAAATCCTCGATATGTCACAGAACTCACCAACATCGATGTATCCTAGTAATTAGAaggaaaaaatatcaaaacaaagaTAGCAAACTAATCTTGgaattagtatatatattatGTAAATAAAAGTAGTAAGCGATAAAATAGAGTAAAGTGAAATATATACATCGTCGAGACGAGCATTGTATCCTTGATCTATATATATTGGGTTCCTAACATTTTGAAGGATGATTTCCTCATATGTAATATTTTTCGCATAGCCCGTTCCACCCTAAAAAAATCATGTGCATGTAAAATTGAAAGATTCACGTTTTTTAATCAACTATAAATATATTTAACGTTATTAGATAAAAACTCACCAAAACCGTCTTGATTCTTGCTCCATTTTGAGTTCCCGTGAAAGTGCAATTTCGCACATAAACATTTGAAACTCGATCATCCGGTCTCTTTTTTCCAAGGCTACCAACACTGATTAaattatcaaatatatatttatgtcATTGATTAGAAATATAAATGCTTgtacaaaatataatttaaaattcaatcaaATCTAAATAAATTTATGGGATCCGCGTTCGACTTTGACGAATGTAGATCAGCTATTATTATGAGATCTTGAAAGTGAATGTTCTCTTATTATAAAATTTCGATTGgttgtaattttttcttttggaaCTTTAATCCTCTCCTTTGCTTAAAAAAGTAACGTTTTGTTGTATTATAGGATGGAGTATCCTTTATACTCTCTTTTAATAGATTTGCCTATTAAACAAAAACATTTGAACTCTAACAACtaaaaataggtttaataaaaaaaatatagaattttaatattaaaaataaaatttagattATTAGTTGTATGATATCTTCACATGGTAAGTTTGGAATTTAACTTAAACGAGATAATTTTTATAGACCTTATCCCATGTCCCGGTCCACAATAAACTCCAGTAGCATTGATAAAAGATGAGCCACCATTGATGGCAATACAATCATCACCtgtgtaaaaaaaaaacaaagctaACGAAAGTAAACATTCATAAATAAATTCTTTTTGCAAATGTTAATCATTTTAAGAAtagagaaatacttgcatggatacgaaACTTTTTTCGGATTTTTTActcatttataatatttatttataataaattattccTCTTTTACATAACAAAATCATGCTtgaaattttaatgaaaaaacttaatcattttttaagacaaaataaaagtttaaaataTGAAAGGGTaatacataaaaattaattaCCAGCTTTTATGTTGGAATCTTGTATCAAGACATAAGTGGAAAAAGAAATGTCAAACCCATCAGTGTTAGGACTCGTAGCAGGTGAATCAATGGATATACCAGAGAATGTTGCATGATTGCATTGATTAACA includes these proteins:
- the LOC131619834 gene encoding probable polygalacturonase At3g15720, producing MQRFITCILILCFISPSLSTRSNVGTTNDIYNVMDYGAVGDGKTDDTKAFASAWSKTCNGGGMSTLVIPSGKSFLVTTVNFIGPCKAKILIQFEGQIVAPPKDGWKGGAYFISIERVNGLTIDGNNQGGIDGDGSTWWGCQSCNRPGVLYFHACNDLSVNKLKISNSPKVHVSVNQCNHATFSGISIDSPATSPNTDGFDISFSTYVLIQDSNIKAGDDCIAINGGSSFINATGVYCGPGHGISVGSLGKKRPDDRVSNVYVRNCTFTGTQNGARIKTVLGGTGYAKNITYEEIILQNVRNPIYIDQGYNARLDDDTSMLVSSVTYRGFTGTSSVVFAINLNCSSSGCFDILLDQNNIVTPGKTASAFCKNAHGTATNTIPNVNCLSK